In Choloepus didactylus isolate mChoDid1 chromosome 6, mChoDid1.pri, whole genome shotgun sequence, one DNA window encodes the following:
- the FLRT1 gene encoding leucine-rich repeat transmembrane protein FLRT1, with product MVATHPAAGAPTSPAATVTATVMMTTATMDLRDLLFLCYGLIAFLTEVIDSTTCPSVCRCDNGFIYCNDRGLTSIPADIPDDATTLYLQNNQINNAGIPQDLKAKVHVEVIYLYENDLDEFPVNLPRSLRELHLQDNNVRTIARDSLARLPLLEKLHLDDNSVSTVSIEEDAFADSTRLKLLFLSRNHLSSIPSGLPHTLEELRLDDNRISTIPLHAFKGLSSLRRLVLDGNLLANQRIADDTFSRLQNLTELSLVRNSLAAPPLNLPSAHLQKLYLQDNAISHVPYNTLARMRELERLDLSNNNLTTLPRGLFDDLESLAQLLLRNNPWFCGCNLMWLRDWVKARAAVVNVRGLMCQGPEKVRGMAIKDITSEMDECFETGPPGGAASAKTTASGHAPATTPQGSLFTLKAKRPGLRLPDSNLDYPMATGVGAKALVIQVKPLTADSIRITWKAMLPASSFRLSWLRLGHSPAVGSITETLVQGDKTEYLLTSLEPRSTYIICMVTLETGNAYVADETPVCAKAETADSYSPTTTLNQEQNADPMAGLPLAGIVGGAVALVFLFLVLGAICWYVHRAGELLTRDRAYNRGSRKKDDYMESGTKKDNSILEIRGPGLQMLPINPYHAKEEYVVHTIFPSNGSSLCKGVHTIGYGTTRGYRDGGIPDVDYYT from the coding sequence ATGGTGGCGACACACCCCGCCGCCGGCGCCCCCACCTCGCCCGCTGCCACCGTCACGGCCACTGTCATGATGACCACGGCCACCATGGACCTGCGGGACTTGCTGTTCCTGTGCTACGGGCTCATCGCCTTCCTGACGGAGGTCATTGACAGCACCACCTGCCCCTCCGTGTGCCGCTGTGACAATGGCTTCATCTACTGCAACGACCGGGGGCTGACGTCCATCCCAGCGGACATCCCCGACGACGCCACGACCCTCTACCTGCAGAACAACCAGATCAACAACGCCGGCATCCCCCAGGACCTCAAGGCCAAGGTCCACGTGGAGGTCATCTACCTGTACGAGAACGACCTGGACGAGTTCCCCGTCAACCTGCCCCGGTCGCTGCGGGAGCTGCACCTGCAGGACAACAACGTGCGCACCATCGCCCGGGACTCGCTGGCCCGCCTCCCGCTGCTGGAGAAGCTGCACCTGGACGACAACTCCGTGTCCACCGTCAGCATCGAGGAGGACGCCTTCGCCGACAGCACCCGGCTCAAGCTGCTCTTCCTGAGCCGGAACCACCTGAGCAGCATCCCCTCGGGGCTGCCGCACACGCTGGAGGAGCTGCGGCTGGACGACAACCGCATCTCCACCATCCCGCTGCATGCCTTCAAGGGCCTCAGCAGCCTGCGGCGCCTGGTGCTGGACGGGAACCTGCTGGCCAACCAGCGCATCGCCGATGACACCTTCAGCCGCCTGCAGAACCTCACCGAGCTCTCCCTGGTGCGCAATTCGCTGGCCGCGCCGCCCCTCAACCTGCCCAGCGCCCACCTGCAGAAGCTCTACCTGCAGGACAATGCCATCAGCCACGTGCCCTACAACACACTGGCCAGGATGCGGGAGCTGGAGCGTCTGGACCTGTCCAACAACAACCTCACAACGCTGCCCCGCGGCCTCTTCGACGACCTCGAGAGCCTGGCCCAGCTGCTGCTCAGGAACAACCCTTGGTTCTGCGGCTGCAACCTCATGTGGCTGCGGGACTGGGTGAAGGCGCGGGCGGCCGTGGTCAACGTGCGGGGCCTCATGTGCCAGGGCCCCGAGAAGGTCCGCGGCATGGCCATCAAGGACATCACCAGCGAGATGGACGAGTGCTTCGAGACGGGGCCGCCGGGCGGCGCGGCCAGCGCCAAGACCACAGCCAGCGGCCACGCCCCGGCCACCACGCCCCAGGGCTCGCTCTTCACCCTCAAGGCCAAGAGGCCGGGGCTGCGCCTGCCCGACTCCAACCTCGACTACCCCATGGCCACGGGTGTCGGTGCCAAGGCCCTGGTCATCCAAGTGAAGCCCCTGACAGCGGACTCCATCCGCATCACGTGGAAGGCCATGCTGCCCGCCTCCTCCTTCCGGCTCAGCTGGCTGCGCCTGGGCCACAGCCCAGCCGTGGGCTCCATCACCGAGACCCTGGTGCAGGGGGACAAGACGGAGTACCTGCTGACCTCCCTGGAGCCCAGGTCCACCTACATCATCTGCATGGTCACCTTGGAGACTGGCAACGCCTACGTGGCCGACGAGACGCCCGTGTGTGCCAAGGCGGAGACAGCTGACAGCTACAGCCCCACCACCACACTCAACCAGGAACAGAACGCCGACCCCATGGCGGGCCTGCCCTTGGCGGGCATCGTCGGCGGTGCCGTGGCCCTTGTCTTCCTCTTCCTCGTCCTGGGAGCCATCTGCTGGTACGTGCACCGGGCCGGTGAGCTGCTGACCCGGGACAGGGCCTACAACCGGGGCAGCCGGAAAAAGGATGATTATATGGAGTCGGGGACCAAGAAGGACAACTCCATCCTGGAAATCCGCGGGCCCGGGCTGCAGATGCTGCCCATCAACCCGTACCATGCCAAGGAGGAGTACGTGGTCCACACCATCTTCCCCTCCAACGGCAGCAGTCTGTGCAAGGGCGTGCACACCATCGGCTACGGCACCACACGGGGCTACCGGGACGGTGGCATCCCCGATGTCGACTACTACACATGA